From one Planctomycetota bacterium genomic stretch:
- a CDS encoding DUF1553 domain-containing protein, whose translation MAVLFGMATSALIAAEPERVQFNRDIRSILSDKCFACHGPDSAARKADLRLDQREAALADRDGDRPIVPGQKAASEVFRRLTATDDDERMPPAKSGLRLTPREIELLGRWIDEGAEYQAHWSFIAPKRPSVPAPKQAEGLVNPIDAFIRERLAAEKLAPAPEADRTTLIRRVTFDLTGLPPTPAEVDNFLADAESGAYERLVDRLLASPHYGERMATQWLDAARFADTNGYQSDEQRFMWRWRDWVIDAFNRNQPFDQFTIEQLAGDLLPKATLEQQIATGFNRNHRANSEGGIIPEEFLVEYAVDRLDTTATVWLGLTVGCARCHDHKYDPVTQKEFYRLMAFFNNVPEEGKVSRTGNAVPMIKAPTPELSAEATKLDAAVAEAQTTWNKLAPELAKAQAAWEQSDAADGDADSIDGLAGHYELDGSIVDATDGKLVGKAIGGEPNYSKGQFGQALQLKGDRYVEVPGIHWFTTEKFSYGAWVYAESNDPMGVMAVMNEDESYRGYDLYLDGGKVQADMCSRLLDDSIRVETIQPITLKAWHHLLVTYDGSRQAKGVKIYVDGVLQPLKVLSNTLSNVIKLEDEPLTIGARGTGSKFRGLIDDVRYFDHELTTDEIATLSSAEPIGQLVEIAPDKRTAPQAQKIQTYFVKHDAPAPLRAAHARLLKAQADRTALEQRIPTTMVMQEKPMRDDTFVLIRGEYDKPGEKVAPGGPASLPPIVGQPLDRLALARWLVDRQNPLTARVTVNRFWQLYFGNGLVKTTEDFGSQGELPKHPELLDWLAVEFIDTGWDVKRLQKLIVTSATYRQSSRVTPALVARDPENRLLARGPRYRLSAEMIRDAALFNAGLLVDRVGGPSVKPYQPPGLWEELGATAGKYPQDHGEALYRRSMYTFWKRTIPPPNMMIFDAPGREMCSVRPVRTNTPLQALALLNETAFVEAAGALAERAIKSAGSDPNERIALMFHLCTARAPRPRELEILRAGYERHLADYRARAGEAEKLLGVGESKRDPKLDRPELAATTVIASLILNLDETITKE comes from the coding sequence ATGGCCGTCTTGTTCGGCATGGCGACGTCGGCATTGATCGCCGCCGAGCCCGAGCGGGTGCAGTTCAATCGGGACATTCGGTCGATTCTTTCGGACAAGTGCTTTGCCTGTCATGGCCCGGACAGTGCCGCGCGCAAGGCCGATCTACGGCTCGATCAGCGCGAAGCCGCCCTGGCCGACCGGGATGGCGACCGGCCGATTGTGCCGGGCCAAAAGGCCGCCAGCGAGGTCTTCCGCCGGCTGACCGCGACGGACGACGACGAGCGCATGCCGCCGGCCAAGTCAGGCTTGCGCTTGACGCCGCGCGAGATCGAACTGCTCGGCCGCTGGATCGACGAGGGGGCCGAGTATCAGGCCCACTGGTCGTTCATCGCGCCAAAGCGCCCTAGCGTGCCTGCGCCCAAGCAAGCCGAAGGACTCGTTAACCCAATCGACGCCTTCATTCGCGAGCGGCTCGCAGCCGAAAAGCTTGCCCCCGCCCCCGAGGCTGACCGGACGACGCTGATTCGCCGCGTGACTTTCGACCTGACCGGACTGCCGCCGACGCCGGCCGAGGTCGACAACTTTCTGGCCGACGCCGAGTCGGGCGCGTACGAACGGCTGGTCGATCGCCTGCTCGCCTCGCCCCACTATGGCGAGCGAATGGCCACCCAATGGCTCGACGCGGCCCGCTTTGCCGACACCAACGGCTACCAGAGCGACGAGCAGCGGTTCATGTGGCGGTGGCGCGATTGGGTGATCGACGCCTTCAACCGAAACCAGCCCTTCGACCAGTTCACCATCGAGCAACTGGCCGGCGACTTGCTGCCCAAGGCGACGCTCGAACAGCAGATCGCCACTGGCTTTAACCGGAACCATCGCGCGAACTCCGAAGGGGGGATCATCCCCGAAGAGTTCCTGGTCGAGTACGCGGTCGATCGGCTCGACACGACGGCCACGGTCTGGCTGGGGCTGACCGTGGGCTGTGCCCGCTGCCACGATCACAAGTACGACCCGGTGACTCAGAAAGAGTTCTATCGGTTGATGGCGTTCTTTAATAACGTGCCCGAGGAGGGCAAAGTCTCGCGCACCGGCAACGCGGTGCCCATGATCAAAGCCCCCACGCCCGAGCTGTCGGCCGAAGCCACGAAGCTCGACGCCGCGGTGGCCGAGGCGCAAACGACTTGGAACAAACTCGCGCCCGAGCTGGCCAAGGCCCAAGCCGCGTGGGAACAATCCGACGCGGCCGATGGCGACGCCGACAGCATCGACGGCCTGGCCGGACACTACGAGCTCGACGGCTCGATCGTCGACGCGACCGACGGCAAGCTCGTCGGCAAAGCGATCGGCGGCGAGCCAAACTATTCTAAGGGCCAATTCGGCCAGGCGCTGCAACTCAAAGGCGACCGCTACGTCGAAGTGCCGGGCATCCACTGGTTCACGACCGAAAAGTTCTCGTATGGCGCTTGGGTGTACGCCGAGTCGAACGACCCGATGGGCGTGATGGCAGTGATGAACGAGGACGAATCGTACCGGGGCTACGATCTTTACCTGGACGGGGGCAAAGTCCAGGCCGACATGTGCAGCCGGCTATTGGACGACTCGATCCGCGTCGAAACAATCCAGCCGATCACCCTCAAGGCCTGGCATCATTTGCTGGTCACGTACGACGGCTCGCGGCAAGCCAAAGGGGTGAAGATTTACGTCGACGGCGTGCTGCAACCCTTGAAGGTGTTGAGCAACACGCTGAGCAACGTCATCAAGCTCGAAGACGAGCCGCTGACCATCGGCGCTCGCGGCACGGGGAGCAAGTTCCGCGGCCTGATCGACGACGTGCGGTACTTCGACCACGAGTTGACGACCGACGAGATCGCCACGTTGTCGAGCGCCGAGCCGATCGGCCAACTGGTCGAAATCGCTCCCGACAAGCGAACCGCGCCGCAGGCGCAAAAGATTCAGACCTATTTCGTCAAGCACGACGCGCCGGCCCCGCTGCGCGCGGCGCACGCTCGGCTGCTGAAAGCCCAGGCCGATCGCACGGCTCTCGAACAGCGCATCCCCACGACGATGGTGATGCAAGAAAAGCCCATGCGCGATGACACGTTCGTCCTGATCCGCGGCGAGTACGACAAGCCCGGCGAAAAGGTCGCCCCGGGCGGGCCGGCCAGCTTGCCGCCGATCGTCGGCCAACCGCTCGATCGCTTGGCGCTCGCGCGCTGGCTGGTCGATCGGCAAAATCCGTTGACGGCCCGCGTGACGGTCAATCGCTTCTGGCAGCTTTACTTTGGCAACGGGCTGGTGAAAACGACCGAAGACTTCGGCTCGCAAGGCGAGTTGCCCAAGCATCCCGAGTTGCTCGACTGGCTGGCCGTCGAGTTCATCGACACCGGCTGGGATGTAAAGCGCTTGCAAAAGTTGATCGTCACCAGCGCGACGTATCGTCAATCGTCGCGCGTAACACCGGCGCTCGTGGCGCGCGACCCTGAAAATCGCCTGCTGGCTCGCGGCCCGCGCTATCGATTGTCGGCCGAGATGATCCGCGACGCGGCTTTGTTCAACGCCGGACTGCTGGTCGATCGAGTCGGCGGCCCATCGGTCAAGCCGTATCAGCCACCGGGACTGTGGGAAGAACTGGGCGCGACGGCCGGCAAGTATCCGCAAGATCACGGCGAGGCGTTGTACCGGCGGAGCATGTACACGTTCTGGAAGCGGACGATCCCGCCGCCGAACATGATGATCTTCGACGCCCCCGGCCGCGAGATGTGCTCGGTTCGCCCTGTGCGAACCAACACGCCGCTGCAAGCGCTCGCGCTGTTGAACGAGACGGCCTTTGTCGAGGCGGCCGGCGCGCTGGCCGAACGGGCCATAAAATCGGCGGGCAGCGACCCGAACGAGCGAATCGCGCTGATGTTCCACCTTTGCACGGCGCGAGCGCCGCGACCGCGCGAGTTGGAAATCTTGCGCGCTGGCTATGAGCGTCACCTGGCCGATTACCGCGCCCGGGCTGGCGAGGCCGAGAAGCTGCTCGGCGTCGGTGAGTCAAAGCGCGACCCCAAGCTCGACCGCCCGGAGCTCGCCGCCACGACCGTGATCGCAAGCTTGATTCTGAACCTGGACGAGACGATTACCAAGGAATAG
- a CDS encoding DUF1501 domain-containing protein, whose amino-acid sequence MLLGRDQLLAANNTASAHGGLPELPHFAPKAKRVIYLVQSGAPSQMDLFDYKPELKKFRGQELPDSIRQGQRLTGMTSGQKNFPIAPSMFKFAQHGQSGAWVSELMPHIAKAADELCFIKSMHTEAINHDPAITFLNTGAQLAGRPSIGAWVSYGLGSENDDLPAFVSMISRGTGRVNDQPLYDRLWGSGFLPSRHQGVKFRSVGDPVLYISNPPGLSDATRRRMLDDLGELNQLKLAEQGDPEIATRIAQYELAYRMQTSVPELTDVSKEPDAVFESYGPNSRKPGTFAANCLLARRLVERGVRFVQLFHMGWDQHTNLPLQIRGQCSDTDQASAALVNDLKQRGLLDDTLVVWGGEFGRTVYCQGNFTATNYGRDHHPRCFTVWLTGAGIKRGMSYGATDDHSYNIVKDPVHVHDLNATILHTLGIDHKRLTYKFQGRNHRLTDVHGEVVKAVLA is encoded by the coding sequence ATGCTGCTGGGACGCGATCAACTGCTGGCCGCCAACAACACGGCCAGTGCGCACGGTGGCTTGCCCGAGCTGCCTCATTTTGCGCCGAAAGCCAAACGAGTGATCTACCTGGTCCAGTCGGGCGCGCCGTCGCAGATGGACCTGTTCGACTATAAGCCCGAGTTGAAAAAGTTCCGCGGCCAGGAGCTTCCCGATTCGATTCGCCAGGGACAGCGACTGACCGGCATGACCTCGGGGCAAAAGAACTTCCCCATCGCGCCGTCGATGTTCAAGTTCGCCCAACACGGCCAGAGCGGCGCCTGGGTCAGCGAGCTGATGCCGCACATTGCGAAGGCAGCCGACGAGCTGTGTTTCATCAAGTCGATGCACACCGAGGCGATCAACCATGACCCGGCCATCACGTTTTTGAACACGGGCGCGCAGTTGGCCGGACGACCCAGCATCGGCGCGTGGGTGTCGTATGGTCTGGGGAGCGAAAACGACGACCTGCCCGCGTTCGTCAGCATGATCTCGCGCGGCACTGGCCGCGTGAATGATCAGCCGTTGTATGACCGCCTGTGGGGGAGTGGCTTCCTGCCGTCGCGTCATCAGGGGGTCAAGTTCCGCAGCGTCGGCGATCCGGTGTTGTACATCTCGAACCCGCCGGGGCTCAGCGACGCCACGCGACGCCGCATGCTCGACGATCTGGGCGAACTGAACCAGTTGAAGCTTGCCGAGCAAGGCGACCCGGAAATCGCCACGCGGATTGCGCAGTACGAGCTGGCCTACCGGATGCAAACCTCGGTCCCCGAGTTGACCGACGTGTCCAAGGAACCCGACGCGGTGTTCGAGAGCTACGGGCCCAACTCGCGCAAGCCGGGCACGTTCGCGGCGAACTGTTTGCTGGCCCGGCGGTTGGTCGAGCGCGGCGTGCGGTTCGTCCAGTTGTTTCACATGGGCTGGGACCAACACACCAACCTGCCGCTGCAAATCCGCGGCCAGTGCAGCGACACCGACCAGGCCTCGGCCGCGCTGGTCAACGACCTGAAGCAGCGCGGACTGCTGGACGACACGCTGGTTGTGTGGGGTGGCGAGTTCGGCCGCACGGTTTATTGCCAGGGGAACTTCACGGCCACGAACTATGGCCGCGATCATCACCCGCGCTGCTTCACGGTCTGGCTGACCGGAGCCGGCATCAAGCGGGGCATGTCGTACGGCGCGACCGACGATCACAGCTACAACATCGTCAAGGATCCGGTCCACGTACACGACCTGAACGCGACGATCCTGCACACGCTGGGCATCGACCACAAGCGGCTGACCTACAAGTTCCAAGGCCGCAACCACCGCCTGACCGACGTCCACGGCGAAGTGGTCAAAGCGGTACTGGCCTGA